From Pseudanabaena sp. PCC 6802, one genomic window encodes:
- the rpsE gene encoding 30S ribosomal protein S5, protein MAERRRDRNSRGGGSDAEGSEEKRGKGKRGDAKKGGDRAARTEKDSEWQERVVQIRRVTKVVKGGKKLSFRAIVIVGNEKGQVGVGVGKASDVIGAVKKGVVDGKKHLVQVPLTKSDSIPHPSSGVGGGAKVMIRPASPGTGVIAGGAVRTVLELAGVKNILAKQLGSGNPLNNARAAVSALSALRTFRDVANAREIPVDALYH, encoded by the coding sequence ATGGCAGAACGTAGAAGAGATAGAAATAGTCGCGGCGGTGGCTCAGATGCTGAAGGATCTGAGGAAAAGCGCGGTAAAGGTAAGCGCGGCGATGCTAAAAAAGGTGGCGATCGCGCCGCCCGCACCGAAAAAGATTCGGAATGGCAAGAGCGCGTCGTGCAAATTCGTCGCGTCACTAAAGTTGTCAAAGGCGGGAAAAAGCTTAGTTTTAGAGCGATCGTGATCGTTGGCAACGAAAAAGGGCAGGTCGGTGTTGGTGTTGGCAAAGCCAGCGACGTAATTGGTGCCGTCAAAAAAGGCGTGGTTGATGGCAAAAAACATCTGGTACAAGTACCTTTGACCAAGTCTGACTCCATTCCCCATCCCAGTAGTGGTGTAGGTGGTGGTGCTAAAGTGATGATCCGTCCCGCGTCTCCAGGTACAGGTGTAATTGCTGGTGGTGCCGTGCGCACGGTTCTGGAACTAGCTGGAGTGAAAAATATTTTGGCCAAGCAACTAGGCTCGGGCAACCCGCTCAACAATGCTCGTGCGGCTGTTAGTGCCTTGTCTGCATTGCGTACGTTCCGCGATGTCGCCAATGCTAGGGAAATCCCTGTAGATGCGCTTTACCACTAG
- the rplF gene encoding 50S ribosomal protein L6, with protein MSRIGKRPIPVPNKVTVTIAGQHVTVKGPKGELQRTLPNQVEVVQSDSVLQVNRRDDSRPARQMHGLCRTLVANMVEGVSEGFQRRLEIQGVGYRAQVQGTTLILNVGYSNPVPVEAPAGIQLAVENNTNVIVTGIDKESVGNIAAQIRAVRPPEVYKGKGIRYAGEVVRRKAGKTGKK; from the coding sequence ATGTCTCGTATTGGTAAACGCCCCATTCCCGTCCCTAATAAGGTGACCGTTACAATTGCCGGGCAGCATGTCACGGTTAAGGGACCTAAAGGCGAACTACAACGTACTTTGCCCAACCAGGTGGAAGTTGTCCAGAGCGATAGCGTTCTACAGGTAAATCGTCGCGATGATTCTCGACCGGCCAGGCAGATGCACGGACTCTGTCGCACCCTGGTTGCGAATATGGTCGAGGGTGTATCGGAAGGTTTTCAACGCCGCCTGGAGATTCAGGGCGTAGGCTATCGTGCCCAAGTCCAAGGTACTACTCTCATCCTCAATGTGGGCTATAGCAACCCCGTTCCCGTAGAAGCACCAGCAGGAATTCAACTGGCCGTGGAGAATAACACTAATGTGATAGTTACTGGCATTGACAAAGAATCTGTCGGTAATATCGCGGCGCAAATTCGTGCGGTGAGACCACCTGAAGTATATAAGGGCAAAGGAATTCGCTACGCAGGTGAAGTGGTCAGGCGCAAAGCTGGTAAGACAGGTAAGAAGTAG
- the xseB gene encoding exodeoxyribonuclease VII small subunit encodes MPRAKSTSTPSFEQQLERLEQIVEVLDRGDAPLDELLKLYEEGMALTQTCRLYLETAQQKIVIIDGQTSASTANRIDSEDEF; translated from the coding sequence ATGCCTAGAGCAAAATCAACATCAACGCCATCATTTGAACAGCAACTCGAACGCCTGGAGCAAATTGTTGAAGTTTTAGATCGGGGTGATGCGCCCTTAGATGAATTATTGAAGCTGTATGAAGAGGGGATGGCACTTACCCAAACCTGTCGCCTTTATCTGGAAACAGCACAACAAAAGATCGTAATAATTGACGGTCAGACTTCTGCATCCACTGCCAACCGGATCGATTCAGAGGATGAATTTTAA
- the rplE gene encoding 50S ribosomal protein L5, with the protein MSNRFKDAYKNQAVPKLIEQFKYQNVHEVPRFDKVVVNRGLGEASQNAKALEASLSELAIVTGQKPVVTRAKKAIAGFKIREGMPIGMMVTLRRDRMYAFLDRLINFALPRIRDFRGVSPKSFDGRGNYTLGVREQLIFPEISYDSIDQIRGMDISIVTTANTDEEGRALLKAMNMPFREQ; encoded by the coding sequence ATGTCTAATCGATTCAAAGATGCCTATAAAAATCAAGCTGTCCCCAAGCTGATCGAGCAATTTAAGTATCAAAACGTGCATGAAGTGCCCAGGTTTGACAAAGTTGTGGTCAATCGCGGTCTAGGTGAGGCTTCTCAAAATGCCAAGGCTTTGGAAGCATCCCTGAGCGAGCTCGCGATCGTTACAGGCCAAAAGCCCGTAGTGACTAGAGCTAAAAAAGCGATCGCTGGGTTCAAGATTCGCGAAGGTATGCCCATTGGCATGATGGTGACACTGCGGCGCGATCGCATGTATGCCTTTCTAGATCGCCTGATTAACTTCGCATTGCCTCGGATTCGCGACTTTCGTGGCGTTAGCCCCAAGAGTTTCGACGGTCGCGGCAACTACACGCTAGGCGTGCGCGAACAGTTGATATTTCCAGAGATCAGTTATGACAGCATCGATCAGATTAGAGGTATGGACATTTCGATCGTCACCACAGCAAACACGGATGAAGAAGGACGTGCTTTGCTCAAAGCGATGAATATGCCTTTTCGGGAACAATAA
- a CDS encoding adenylate kinase gives MPRIILMGPPGSGKGTQGEILAQDLGIPRISPGDIFRAEIKQGTELGKQVQAYNDSGALVPDEVVIEVMRSRFSKGDTNVGWILDGFPRTTKQARALNDLLAEIDQKYDFVLNLDVPDRTLIERLALRSGEQGRSDDNEAVIENRLKEYYEKTRPLLEFYGKDVTPIDGTPSMAEVSQAIKTKLSQH, from the coding sequence ATGCCTAGAATTATTCTGATGGGGCCGCCAGGATCTGGCAAAGGAACGCAGGGAGAGATTTTAGCTCAGGATTTAGGCATACCGCGCATTTCCCCTGGTGATATTTTTAGAGCGGAGATTAAGCAGGGTACGGAATTGGGCAAACAAGTGCAGGCTTATAATGATTCTGGGGCTTTAGTTCCAGATGAGGTAGTTATTGAGGTAATGCGCAGTCGGTTTTCTAAAGGCGATACCAATGTTGGCTGGATCTTAGACGGCTTTCCTCGCACTACCAAGCAAGCACGGGCTTTGAACGATCTGCTGGCAGAGATCGACCAAAAATACGATTTTGTGTTAAATCTCGACGTGCCCGATCGCACCTTAATCGAACGGCTCGCTCTGCGCTCTGGCGAGCAGGGGCGGTCAGACGATAATGAAGCTGTAATCGAGAACCGCCTAAAGGAATACTACGAAAAAACAAGACCTTTGCTAGAATTCTATGGAAAGGACGTTACCCCAATTGATGGTACGCCATCAATGGCTGAGGTAAGCCAGGCCATCAAAACGAAACTGTCCCAACATTAA
- the rpmC gene encoding 50S ribosomal protein L29 translates to MALPKIQVANELSDEDLQTEIVAVKKELFNYRLKLATRQPVQPHMFKHAKHKLAQLMTVERSRQIQAQASGES, encoded by the coding sequence ATGGCACTCCCCAAGATTCAAGTAGCAAACGAGCTTTCCGACGAGGATCTGCAAACGGAGATCGTTGCAGTTAAGAAAGAGCTATTCAACTACCGCCTCAAGTTGGCAACCCGGCAACCAGTGCAGCCGCACATGTTTAAACATGCCAAGCATAAACTAGCTCAACTCATGACAGTTGAGCGGTCAAGACAAATCCAAGCGCAAGCGTCAGGAGAATCGTAA
- the infA gene encoding translation initiation factor IF-1 → MSKQDVIEMEGTVTDSLPNAMFRVDLDNGFNVLAHISGKIRRNYIKILPGDRVKVELTPYDLTKGRITYRLRTQGGKK, encoded by the coding sequence TTGTCTAAACAAGATGTGATCGAGATGGAAGGTACGGTGACTGACTCGCTGCCTAATGCTATGTTTCGAGTCGATCTGGATAATGGCTTCAATGTTTTGGCTCATATTTCCGGTAAGATTCGTCGCAACTATATCAAGATTTTGCCAGGCGATCGCGTCAAGGTGGAGCTAACCCCGTACGATCTGACTAAAGGACGCATCACTTACCGCCTGCGTACTCAGGGTGGCAAAAAATAG
- the rplX gene encoding 50S ribosomal protein L24, translated as MSHKPAKLRGNRTSFKMHVKKDDMVQVISGVSKGKVGKVLKVLPQTSEVIVEGVNTKTKHLKPQREGDVGQILTQEFPIHSSKVMLYSEKEKVASRVCYTFTESGKKVRMLKKTGETLNS; from the coding sequence ATGTCCCATAAGCCAGCCAAGTTAAGGGGTAATCGCACCTCATTCAAAATGCATGTCAAGAAGGACGACATGGTGCAGGTGATATCCGGTGTTAGTAAGGGTAAAGTTGGTAAAGTTCTCAAAGTTTTACCTCAAACCAGCGAAGTGATTGTTGAAGGGGTTAACACTAAGACGAAGCACTTAAAGCCCCAACGTGAGGGCGATGTCGGTCAGATCCTTACCCAAGAGTTTCCCATTCATAGCTCGAAGGTGATGCTCTATTCCGAGAAAGAGAAAGTTGCCAGTCGAGTTTGCTACACCTTTACCGAATCTGGGAAAAAGGTACGCATGTTAAAGAAAACAGGGGAAACTTTGAATTCTTAA
- the rplP gene encoding 50S ribosomal protein L16, with protein sequence MLSPRRTKFRKQQRGRMAGPATRGNELDFGDYGMQALEPAWITSRQIEASRRAMNRYIRRGGKIWIRMFPDKPVTQRAAETRMGSGKGAPEFWVAVIKPGRVMFEVAGVPEDIAKEAIRLAAAKMPIKTRFIKREKD encoded by the coding sequence ATGTTAAGTCCCAGACGAACAAAATTCCGCAAGCAACAGCGCGGTCGCATGGCAGGCCCCGCTACCAGAGGTAACGAACTTGACTTTGGCGATTATGGCATGCAGGCTCTGGAGCCAGCCTGGATTACTTCTCGTCAGATCGAAGCCAGCCGCCGCGCCATGAACCGTTACATCCGACGTGGTGGCAAGATCTGGATTCGCATGTTTCCAGATAAACCCGTCACCCAGCGCGCTGCTGAAACCCGCATGGGTTCTGGTAAAGGCGCTCCCGAGTTTTGGGTAGCGGTAATCAAACCCGGTCGAGTCATGTTTGAAGTGGCTGGCGTACCCGAGGACATTGCCAAAGAGGCAATCCGACTGGCGGCTGCCAAAATGCCAATCAAAACCAGATTCATCAAGCGCGAGAAGGATTAA
- the rplO gene encoding 50S ribosomal protein L15 → MKIEDLRPQAGAKHRKRRVGRGISAGQGASGGFGMRGQKSRSGRPTRPGFEGGQIPLYRRLPKLKHFPIVNPKHFTIVNVENLAQLPKGSSVTMESLMDAGIVTQNDGPLRILGRGELNVALTVHANSFSTGAKSKIEAAGGTCHSTSA, encoded by the coding sequence ATGAAGATCGAAGATTTAAGACCTCAAGCTGGCGCTAAGCACCGCAAGCGGCGCGTTGGGCGCGGCATCTCCGCCGGGCAGGGTGCTAGCGGTGGTTTTGGAATGCGCGGTCAAAAATCGCGTTCCGGCAGACCAACCAGACCGGGTTTTGAAGGCGGTCAGATTCCCCTTTACCGTCGCTTGCCCAAATTAAAGCATTTTCCCATAGTCAATCCCAAGCACTTTACTATAGTTAACGTCGAAAACTTGGCACAGTTACCCAAGGGTAGCAGCGTTACGATGGAATCGCTGATGGATGCTGGAATTGTCACCCAAAATGATGGGCCGCTGAGGATTTTGGGCAGAGGCGAACTAAACGTAGCGCTTACCGTCCACGCAAATTCTTTCTCAACTGGAGCTAAGAGCAAAATAGAAGCTGCTGGGGGCACTTGTCACAGCACGAGTGCCTAG
- the rpsQ gene encoding 30S ribosomal protein S17: protein MAVKERVGLVVSDKMEKTVVVAIENRAPHPKYGKIVVKTKRFKAHDEGNKCKEGDRVRIRETRPLSRTKRWTVTEIIGSNAE, encoded by the coding sequence ATGGCGGTAAAAGAAAGAGTTGGTCTAGTCGTAAGCGACAAGATGGAAAAAACGGTGGTGGTGGCAATTGAAAACCGCGCCCCGCATCCCAAGTACGGCAAAATCGTGGTTAAAACCAAACGATTTAAAGCCCACGATGAGGGTAACAAGTGCAAAGAAGGCGATCGCGTCCGCATCCGCGAAACTCGTCCCCTCAGCCGCACCAAGCGCTGGACTGTCACCGAAATTATCGGATCGAATGCAGAGTAG
- the rplN gene encoding 50S ribosomal protein L14, which translates to MIQQETYLNVADNSGAKKLLCIRVLAGGNRKFGAVGDVIIAAVKDATPNMPVKKSDVVRAVIVRTRNSIRRESGMSIRFDDNAAVIINQEGNPRGTRVFGPVARELRDKNFTKIISLAPEVL; encoded by the coding sequence ATGATTCAACAAGAAACATACTTAAATGTGGCTGATAACAGCGGTGCAAAAAAGCTACTTTGCATTCGCGTTCTAGCTGGTGGCAATCGCAAGTTTGGCGCAGTCGGCGACGTGATTATTGCAGCGGTCAAAGATGCCACTCCCAATATGCCAGTGAAAAAGTCTGATGTCGTGAGAGCCGTGATCGTACGGACTCGTAACAGCATTCGCCGCGAAAGTGGCATGAGCATCCGGTTTGATGACAACGCGGCGGTGATTATTAACCAGGAAGGCAATCCCAGAGGTACGCGCGTATTTGGTCCCGTGGCAAGAGAATTGCGCGATAAAAACTTCACCAAAATCATATCTTTAGCGCCGGAGGTACTCTAA
- the rpsC gene encoding 30S ribosomal protein S3 has protein sequence MGQKIHPTGLRLGITQPHLSRWFAGGDRYPALAEEDHKIRQYIEKTLSSAGIAEILIERKADQVDLEIRTARPGVVVGRGGSGIEQLRQGLVKHLSQGDGMRKSGTSQIRINVVEVARVDAESPLIAEYIAQQIERRVSFRRVVRQAIQRAQRAGVEGIKVQIGGRLNGAEIARTEWVREGRVPLHTLRADIDYSYKTAQTIYGVIGIKVWIFKGEIIAGEETAPPQNQPRRRQQRRRPQFEDRSGAEG, from the coding sequence ATGGGTCAGAAGATTCACCCCACTGGTCTACGCCTAGGCATTACGCAACCTCACCTATCCCGTTGGTTTGCTGGTGGCGATCGCTACCCCGCCCTAGCCGAAGAAGACCATAAAATTCGTCAATACATTGAGAAAACCCTCAGTAGCGCGGGGATTGCCGAAATTCTGATCGAGCGCAAAGCCGACCAGGTCGATCTTGAAATCCGTACCGCCCGTCCGGGTGTTGTGGTCGGACGTGGTGGCTCGGGGATCGAGCAACTACGCCAGGGTCTGGTCAAGCACCTGTCCCAAGGCGATGGCATGCGTAAATCCGGCACCAGCCAGATTCGCATTAATGTCGTCGAAGTGGCGCGAGTAGATGCCGAGTCCCCCCTGATCGCTGAATACATTGCCCAACAGATCGAACGCCGCGTTTCCTTTCGTCGTGTAGTCCGCCAGGCAATTCAAAGGGCGCAGCGAGCTGGAGTCGAGGGCATCAAAGTACAGATCGGCGGACGCTTAAACGGTGCAGAAATCGCCCGTACTGAGTGGGTGAGAGAAGGTCGAGTGCCTTTGCATACGCTCAGAGCTGATATTGATTACAGCTATAAGACGGCACAAACTATCTACGGTGTAATCGGGATTAAGGTCTGGATTTTTAAAGGCGAGATTATCGCGGGTGAAGAAACTGCGCCGCCACAAAATCAGCCGCGCCGTCGCCAGCAACGCCGCCGTCCGCAGTTTGAAGATCGTTCCGGAGCAGAGGGTTAA
- the rpsS gene encoding 30S ribosomal protein S19 encodes MPRSLKKGPFVADHLLSKVEALNAKGDKQVIKTWSRASTILPQMIGHTIAVHNGKTHVPVYVTDQMVGHKLGEFAPTRTFRGHAKSDKKARR; translated from the coding sequence ATGCCGCGATCGCTAAAGAAAGGTCCATTTGTGGCCGATCACCTTCTCAGTAAAGTAGAAGCCCTCAATGCCAAGGGCGACAAGCAGGTTATTAAAACCTGGTCCCGTGCCTCGACAATTTTGCCGCAGATGATCGGGCATACGATAGCCGTACACAACGGCAAGACCCACGTGCCCGTCTACGTTACCGACCAGATGGTAGGTCACAAGCTAGGGGAATTTGCGCCCACTCGCACGTTTCGCGGTCATGCCAAAAGCGATAAAAAGGCAAGGAGGTAA
- the rplR gene encoding 50S ribosomal protein L18, producing the protein MKVSHKQATHSRHQRIRRHLSGTADRPRLSVFRSNQHIVAQVIDDVAQHTLAAASTLEVELKSSLASTSNCDASAKVGELLAKRALAAGISQVVFDRGGNLYHGRVKALAEAAREAGLDF; encoded by the coding sequence ATGAAAGTTAGTCATAAACAAGCAACCCACAGCCGTCACCAACGCATTCGCCGTCACCTATCGGGAACTGCCGATCGCCCGCGTCTATCTGTATTTCGTTCCAACCAGCATATTGTGGCCCAGGTGATTGACGATGTCGCACAGCATACTCTGGCTGCTGCCTCTACCCTCGAAGTAGAACTAAAGTCAAGCTTAGCATCGACCTCTAACTGCGATGCTTCTGCCAAAGTGGGCGAACTATTAGCAAAGCGAGCCTTGGCAGCAGGCATTTCTCAAGTAGTATTCGATCGCGGCGGCAACCTCTATCATGGCAGAGTCAAAGCACTGGCTGAAGCAGCACGCGAAGCTGGGTTAGATTTTTAA
- the rpsH gene encoding 30S ribosomal protein S8, whose product MATTDTIADMLTRIRNACLARHQVTAIPATKMTQNIARVLKQEGYIADFEEVGEGIDRRLMLSLKYQGKNRQPIINTLKRVSRPGLRVYSNHKDLPRVLGGIGIAIISTSQGIMTDREARRQGVGGEVLCFIW is encoded by the coding sequence ATGGCAACCACTGATACCATCGCCGATATGCTGACGCGCATTCGCAATGCTTGTTTAGCGAGACATCAAGTTACGGCGATTCCTGCCACCAAGATGACGCAGAACATTGCTCGCGTGCTCAAGCAGGAAGGTTATATTGCTGATTTTGAAGAAGTAGGTGAAGGGATTGACCGCCGCCTCATGCTTTCGCTCAAATATCAGGGTAAAAATCGACAGCCAATTATTAACACGCTAAAGCGCGTCAGCCGTCCTGGGTTGCGAGTCTATTCAAATCACAAGGACTTACCACGGGTGTTGGGTGGCATTGGTATAGCGATTATTTCAACATCCCAAGGGATCATGACAGATCGCGAGGCTCGTCGCCAGGGTGTAGGCGGCGAAGTACTCTGCTTCATTTGGTAA
- the rplV gene encoding 50S ribosomal protein L22 codes for MLLAMDEVQAVAKYIRMSPHKVRRVLDQIRGRSYREALMILEFMPYRACDPITKVLRSAVANAEHNNGMDRGDLMISQAYADMGSSLKRFRPRAQGRAYQIRKPTCHITIVVRPMQQES; via the coding sequence ATGCTATTAGCAATGGATGAGGTGCAGGCCGTAGCCAAGTACATCCGCATGTCACCTCACAAAGTCAGACGGGTACTGGATCAAATCAGAGGTCGCTCCTATCGCGAGGCGCTGATGATTTTAGAATTCATGCCTTACCGTGCCTGCGATCCGATTACCAAGGTTTTGCGTTCTGCCGTGGCAAACGCCGAGCATAACAATGGCATGGATCGCGGCGATCTCATGATCAGTCAAGCCTACGCTGACATGGGATCGAGTCTGAAGCGCTTTCGTCCCCGCGCCCAAGGTAGAGCCTACCAAATCCGCAAGCCAACTTGCCACATCACGATTGTAGTTAGACCAATGCAGCAGGAGTCATAA
- the secY gene encoding preprotein translocase subunit SecY, with product MVISKGKTPSAQETFMQMAQAAGLRSRLLITMGILILVRLGIFLPLPDVNRQVFSQAVKGNQIINFIDIFSGGGLSALGIFALGIIPYINASIIMQLMTAALPTLENLQKNEGEAGRRKISQYTRYVALGWALLQGFGIGIWLQGVGYNGVPAVENPGPVFLIETMLALSAGSMFVMWASELVTEKGVGNGASLLIFISIVAGLPRSLGSTIKLAQEDSSRVGGVILLLAVFLLMTVAIVFVQEGTRRIPIISARRQVGRKLYREQANYLPLKLNQGGVMPIIFASSVLILPASLGQFSNNPVLVQVSTFLAPNTWGYVALYLVLILGFSYFYSSLIINPVDLSQNLKKMGSSIPGIRPGTATSTYISGVLNRLTLLGAIFLGAVAVVPTAVERATGVQTFSGIGATSLLILVGVAIETAKQIQTYVISQRYEGMVKQ from the coding sequence ATGGTAATCAGTAAAGGCAAAACGCCATCAGCACAGGAAACATTCATGCAGATGGCACAGGCAGCCGGACTCCGAAGCAGGCTGCTAATTACAATGGGCATACTGATCCTCGTGCGACTGGGAATTTTCCTTCCCCTACCTGATGTAAATAGACAAGTTTTCTCTCAAGCAGTCAAAGGCAACCAGATTATCAACTTTATTGATATTTTCTCTGGCGGCGGTTTATCAGCTTTAGGGATATTTGCACTAGGTATTATTCCCTATATCAATGCCTCAATTATCATGCAACTGATGACGGCGGCACTGCCCACCCTGGAGAATCTTCAGAAAAATGAGGGTGAAGCTGGCAGGCGTAAAATATCGCAATATACGAGGTATGTTGCGCTTGGTTGGGCGCTACTACAGGGGTTTGGTATTGGCATCTGGCTGCAAGGTGTCGGTTACAACGGAGTGCCTGCTGTGGAAAACCCCGGACCAGTATTTCTGATTGAAACCATGTTGGCGTTGTCGGCTGGCTCGATGTTTGTGATGTGGGCAAGCGAGCTGGTTACTGAAAAGGGCGTGGGCAATGGTGCTTCATTATTGATATTTATCAGTATTGTAGCTGGTTTACCTAGATCGTTGGGCAGCACGATTAAACTAGCTCAGGAAGATAGTTCTAGAGTAGGTGGCGTGATTCTCTTGCTGGCAGTCTTTTTACTGATGACCGTTGCTATTGTATTTGTGCAAGAAGGAACGCGGCGCATTCCGATTATTTCTGCTCGCCGCCAGGTAGGACGCAAGCTTTATCGAGAGCAGGCTAATTATTTGCCCTTAAAGCTGAATCAGGGAGGCGTGATGCCAATTATTTTTGCCTCCTCGGTATTAATTTTGCCTGCTTCACTAGGGCAGTTTTCTAACAACCCAGTGTTGGTGCAAGTTTCAACTTTTCTTGCACCAAATACTTGGGGATACGTAGCACTTTATTTAGTCTTGATTCTAGGGTTCAGCTATTTTTACTCTTCGTTAATTATCAACCCCGTAGATTTGTCGCAAAACCTCAAGAAGATGGGATCGAGTATCCCCGGCATTCGTCCTGGCACTGCTACTTCCACGTATATCAGCGGCGTGCTGAATCGGCTTACGTTATTAGGGGCAATTTTCTTGGGTGCAGTGGCAGTGGTTCCGACTGCTGTAGAACGGGCTACAGGCGTACAGACTTTTAGCGGGATTGGCGCAACTTCTTTGCTGATTCTGGTTGGTGTGGCGATTGAAACTGCTAAGCAAATTCAAACATATGTTATTTCGCAACGCTACGAAGGGATGGTTAAGCAGTAA